The proteins below are encoded in one region of Streptomyces cyanogenus:
- the mmuM gene encoding homocysteine S-methyltransferase, whose protein sequence is MTSDTSPSLASALAAGTVVLDGGMSNQLESAGHDLSDELWSARLLVERPEAVTEAHLAYFRAGADVAITAGYQATFEGFAKRGISRAEAARLLGLSVELARQAARQAHEEGIDRPLWVAASVGPYGAMLADGSEYRGRYGLSVEELERFHRPRLEVLAEAAPDVLALETVPDADEAAALLRAVRGLGVPAWLSYTVDGRHTRAGQPLEEAFAPAADVDEVIAVGVNCCAPDDVADAVAIAARVTGKPVVVYPNSGEAWDAEARAWAGRTTFSAEQVKAWRDAGARLVGGCCRVGPTAIAGIVRALAA, encoded by the coding sequence ATGACCAGCGACACCTCCCCCAGTCTCGCCTCAGCCCTCGCCGCCGGAACGGTCGTGCTCGACGGCGGCATGTCCAACCAGCTGGAGTCGGCCGGACACGACCTGAGCGACGAGCTGTGGTCGGCACGGCTGCTCGTCGAGCGGCCCGAGGCGGTCACCGAGGCGCACCTCGCCTACTTCAGGGCGGGCGCGGACGTCGCGATCACCGCCGGCTACCAGGCGACCTTCGAGGGATTCGCGAAGCGCGGGATCAGCCGTGCGGAGGCGGCCCGGCTGCTCGGGCTGAGTGTGGAGCTGGCCCGGCAGGCCGCCCGGCAGGCCCACGAGGAGGGCATCGACCGCCCGTTGTGGGTGGCGGCCTCGGTCGGCCCTTATGGGGCGATGCTCGCGGACGGTTCCGAGTACCGGGGCCGGTACGGGCTGAGCGTCGAGGAGCTGGAGCGGTTCCACCGGCCGCGCCTGGAGGTGCTGGCCGAGGCCGCGCCGGACGTCCTGGCGCTGGAGACGGTGCCGGACGCGGACGAGGCGGCGGCCCTCTTGCGGGCGGTACGCGGACTCGGGGTGCCCGCCTGGCTTTCCTACACGGTCGACGGACGGCACACGCGGGCGGGGCAGCCGCTGGAAGAGGCCTTCGCGCCGGCCGCCGACGTGGACGAGGTGATCGCGGTCGGCGTGAACTGCTGTGCCCCCGACGACGTGGCGGACGCCGTCGCGATCGCGGCCCGGGTGACCGGCAAGCCGGTCGTGGTCTACCCCAACAGCGGCGAGGCGTGGGACGCGGAGGCCCGCGCCTGGGCCGGCCGCACCACGTTCAGTGCCGAGCAGGTCAAGGCGTGGCGGGACGCGGGGGCCCGGTTGGTCGGCGGGTGCTGCCGGGTGGGGCCGACGGCGATCGCGGGGATCGTCCGAGCGCTCGCGGCATAG
- a CDS encoding DUF2264 domain-containing protein: MELPADDRASSPYTGYTRAHWEAAADALLAAVVPYATPDRALYHLPGDHVSHSGRLSDGLEGYARTLLLAAFRHDETALGRYAEGLAAGPGGVWPRITDRGQPLVEAASIALALRLTRPLLWDRLDDAVRQRTAAWLADALTADPWPCNWELFPVTVGGFLAEIGHQEETARKAIDRGLERVEAWYVGDGWYTDGDGRKFDYYNGWAMHLYTVLHAWLAGDGELLSVHGRRLSRHLADHARLFGADGAPLRQGRSLTYRFATTAPLWLGAVTGHTPLPPGETRRLASGALRYFLDGGAVDERGLLPLGWLGPDASLVQTYSGPASPYWASKGFLGLLLPPGHEVWTAREAPAPADRADEAHPLPAPNWLIQTTRSDGLVRLHNHGSEDVRYDPHYTRLAYSTATAPVPSYDNSVIVGGDASRTQIEPLGTGEGWVASRHTVRAGVTVTSLVVVRGAVEVRAHLVAGAVPGTEVRVTGWPAGDGVRAELVPVAGLSAELTGVTGDGAGTLFVVLARLTGEPDPRPLGELVSVAVRADDGAEPGHEVRVSRPGGTTAAFRFTAPDGRSAGAAWSVAPR, encoded by the coding sequence ATCGAACTGCCCGCCGACGACCGCGCGTCGAGCCCCTACACGGGCTACACCCGCGCCCACTGGGAGGCCGCCGCCGACGCCCTGCTCGCCGCCGTCGTGCCGTACGCCACCCCCGACCGCGCCCTCTACCACCTGCCCGGCGACCACGTGAGCCACTCCGGCCGCCTCTCCGACGGGCTCGAAGGGTACGCCCGCACCCTGCTGCTGGCCGCGTTCCGCCACGACGAGACGGCCCTCGGCCGGTACGCCGAGGGCCTCGCGGCCGGTCCCGGCGGGGTCTGGCCGCGGATCACCGACCGCGGCCAGCCGCTGGTCGAGGCCGCCTCGATCGCGCTCGCCCTGCGGCTGACCCGGCCGCTGCTGTGGGACCGCCTGGACGACGCGGTGCGCCAGCGCACCGCCGCCTGGCTGGCGGACGCGCTCACCGCCGACCCCTGGCCGTGCAACTGGGAACTGTTCCCGGTCACCGTGGGCGGCTTCCTCGCGGAGATCGGCCACCAGGAGGAGACGGCGCGCAAGGCGATCGACCGCGGGCTGGAGCGGGTCGAGGCCTGGTACGTCGGCGACGGCTGGTACACGGACGGCGACGGCCGGAAGTTCGACTACTACAACGGCTGGGCCATGCACCTCTACACGGTCCTCCACGCATGGCTGGCGGGCGACGGTGAACTGCTGTCCGTCCACGGTCGACGGTTGTCCCGCCACCTCGCCGACCACGCCCGCCTCTTCGGCGCCGACGGCGCCCCCCTGCGCCAAGGCCGTTCCCTCACCTACCGCTTCGCCACGACGGCCCCGCTCTGGCTCGGCGCCGTCACCGGACACACCCCCCTGCCCCCGGGCGAGACCCGCCGCCTGGCCTCCGGCGCGCTGCGGTACTTCCTCGACGGCGGCGCGGTCGACGAGCGGGGCCTGCTGCCGCTCGGCTGGCTCGGCCCCGACGCGTCCCTGGTGCAGACGTACTCCGGCCCCGCCTCCCCGTACTGGGCGAGCAAGGGCTTCCTCGGTCTGCTGCTGCCGCCCGGGCACGAGGTGTGGACGGCGCGGGAGGCGCCCGCCCCGGCCGACCGCGCGGACGAGGCGCACCCCCTGCCCGCCCCCAACTGGCTGATCCAGACGACCCGTTCCGACGGCCTGGTCCGGCTGCACAACCACGGCAGCGAGGACGTCCGCTACGACCCCCACTACACCCGGCTCGCCTACTCGACCGCCACCGCGCCCGTGCCGTCGTACGACAACAGCGTGATCGTCGGCGGTGACGCCAGCCGTACGCAGATCGAGCCGCTCGGCACGGGCGAGGGGTGGGTCGCCTCCCGGCACACCGTGCGCGCCGGGGTCACCGTCACCAGCCTGGTGGTGGTCCGGGGCGCGGTGGAGGTGCGGGCCCATCTGGTGGCGGGCGCGGTGCCCGGGACCGAGGTGCGGGTGACGGGCTGGCCGGCCGGCGACGGCGTCCGGGCCGAACTCGTGCCCGTCGCCGGCCTGTCGGCGGAGCTGACCGGGGTGACGGGGGACGGTGCGGGCACCCTCTTCGTGGTGCTCGCCCGGCTCACCGGGGAGCCGGACCCGCGGCCCCTGGGCGAGCTGGTGTCCGTGGCGGTGCGCGCGGACGACGGCGCGGAGCCGGGCCACGAGGTGCGGGTGAGCCGGCCCGGGGGCACGACCGCCGCCTTCCGGTTCACCGCGCCGGACGGGCGCTCCGCGGGAGCCGCGTGGTCGGTCGCACCCCGGTGA
- a CDS encoding isocitrate lyase/PEP mutase family protein, whose amino-acid sequence MTAEPAPASSFAGLHHRPGEPLLLPNAWDRASAAALAARGFRAIATTSLAVAAAVGLPDGEAATREHTVRLALTLGSEPHLLTVDAEDGFSDDPDDVAELAGELWAAGAVGINLEDGRGAAGRHAAKIAAVKAAVPGLFVNARTDTYWSGDGDAKETLRRLDAYQEAGADGVFVPGLTDPGRIAALVRHTAVPLNVLYTPTGPTVDHLAGLGVHRISVGSLLYRRALGAALDAMADIAAGRTPGGTTPSYADVRALERNVSASASANSTG is encoded by the coding sequence ATGACCGCAGAGCCTGCCCCCGCCTCCTCCTTCGCCGGCCTCCACCACCGTCCGGGCGAGCCGCTGCTGCTGCCCAACGCCTGGGACCGCGCCTCGGCCGCCGCCCTCGCCGCCCGGGGCTTCCGGGCGATCGCCACGACGAGCCTGGCGGTCGCGGCGGCCGTAGGCCTGCCCGACGGGGAGGCGGCGACCCGCGAGCACACCGTCCGACTCGCCCTCACCCTCGGCTCCGAGCCCCACCTCCTCACCGTCGACGCCGAGGACGGCTTCAGCGACGACCCGGACGACGTCGCCGAGCTGGCCGGGGAGTTGTGGGCCGCCGGCGCCGTCGGCATCAACCTGGAGGACGGTCGGGGCGCGGCCGGCCGGCACGCGGCGAAGATCGCCGCGGTGAAGGCGGCCGTTCCGGGGCTGTTCGTCAACGCCCGTACGGACACGTACTGGTCGGGCGACGGCGACGCGAAGGAGACCCTGCGCCGGCTCGACGCCTACCAGGAAGCGGGCGCCGACGGCGTGTTCGTACCGGGCCTGACCGACCCCGGGCGCATCGCCGCCCTCGTCCGGCACACCGCCGTACCCCTCAACGTGCTGTACACGCCCACCGGCCCCACGGTCGACCACCTCGCCGGCCTCGGCGTACACCGGATCAGCGTCGGTTCGCTGCTGTACCGGCGGGCGCTCGGCGCGGCCCTGGACGCCATGGCGGACATCGCGGCCGGACGCACCCCGGGCGGCACGACCCCGTCCTACGCCGACGTCCGCGCGCTGGAACGCAACGTCTCGGCGAGTGCGTCGGCGAATTCCACGGGATGA
- a CDS encoding alpha/beta fold hydrolase: MTDTPYHDVTGRGPVLLLVPGGAGHPMGLGPLTERLAARFTVVTYDPLGLAHGRLGRPVAEQWVADWSEGARRVLEEVLPAGEPAYVCGTSSGAIAAMDLLARYPGRLAHVVAHEPPCVTVLPDGAERRAELIEQLDGPGRPPAEGESATPTGVFLARVLRPFSAYLPAPAPPPGRLTIAVGTGSRGQLLHRTGVFLAGRLGCAFAEFPGGHLGTLDHPVEFADALAETLRSSARTSA, from the coding sequence ATGACTGACACGCCGTACCACGACGTCACGGGCCGCGGTCCGGTACTGCTGCTGGTGCCCGGCGGGGCCGGGCATCCGATGGGCCTCGGGCCGCTCACCGAGCGGCTGGCCGCCCGCTTCACCGTGGTGACGTACGACCCGCTGGGCCTGGCGCACGGCCGGCTCGGCCGGCCGGTCGCCGAGCAGTGGGTCGCGGACTGGAGCGAGGGCGCGCGGCGGGTGCTGGAAGAGGTGTTGCCGGCGGGCGAGCCGGCGTACGTGTGCGGCACCAGTTCGGGTGCCATCGCGGCCATGGACCTGCTGGCCCGGTACCCCGGCAGGCTGGCGCACGTGGTCGCGCACGAGCCACCGTGCGTGACGGTCCTGCCGGACGGGGCGGAGCGGCGGGCGGAGCTGATCGAGCAGCTGGACGGGCCCGGACGGCCGCCCGCCGAGGGCGAGTCGGCGACCCCGACGGGTGTGTTCCTGGCCCGGGTGCTGCGCCCGTTCAGCGCGTACCTGCCCGCGCCGGCCCCGCCGCCGGGCCGGCTCACGATCGCCGTCGGCACCGGCTCGCGCGGTCAACTCCTGCACCGTACGGGCGTGTTCCTCGCCGGGCGGCTCGGGTGCGCCTTCGCCGAGTTCCCGGGCGGGCATCTCGGCACACTGGATCATCCCGTGGAATTCGCCGACGCACTCGCCGAGACGTTGCGTTCCAGCGCGCGGACGTCGGCGTAG
- a CDS encoding TetR-like C-terminal domain-containing protein — protein MARAGLSAERVVAAAAELADEVGFDQVSISALARRFGVRDASLYSHVRSLQDLRTRLALYAGGELIDRIAAAVAGRAGKEALTAFAGAYRDYALRHPGRYAATQIRIDQALIADSPALRRTAQITYGMLRAYGLEEPDLTDAVRLLRSTFHGYCVLEGAGGFGADRDVTASWDKAVDALHLALEHWPRETESDD, from the coding sequence GTGGCCCGGGCGGGACTCAGCGCGGAGCGAGTGGTGGCGGCCGCCGCGGAGCTGGCCGACGAGGTCGGGTTCGACCAGGTCAGCATCTCCGCTCTGGCCCGCCGCTTCGGCGTCAGGGACGCGAGCCTGTACTCGCACGTCCGCAGTCTCCAGGACCTGCGCACCCGGCTCGCGCTGTACGCGGGCGGCGAGCTGATCGACCGGATCGCGGCAGCCGTGGCCGGCCGGGCCGGCAAGGAGGCGCTGACGGCGTTCGCCGGCGCCTACCGCGACTACGCCCTGCGGCACCCGGGCCGGTACGCGGCCACCCAGATCCGCATCGACCAGGCCCTGATCGCCGACTCCCCCGCGCTGCGCCGCACCGCGCAGATCACCTACGGCATGCTGCGCGCGTACGGCCTGGAGGAACCGGATCTGACGGACGCGGTACGCCTGCTGCGCAGCACCTTCCACGGCTACTGCGTCCTGGAGGGCGCGGGCGGCTTCGGCGCGGACCGGGACGTGACGGCCTCCTGGGACAAGGCGGTCGACGCCCTGCACCTTGCCCTCGAACACTGGCCCCGGGAGACGGAGAGCGATGACTGA
- a CDS encoding jacalin-like lectin, producing MGRLLGALAAGLLTVSGLTASAGTAHAADSGSFSVLTYNVAGLPEGLSSSHPATNTPLISPRLADYAIVNVQEDFNYHAALYAGDNHPHRTATSGGAGIGDGLNTLSNHPFEDFERVRWKDCTGTDCLTPKGFTLARVRLAEGVYVDLYNLHPNADDTADALAARRANIAQLSAFVQANSAGNAVIVTGDTNTRYTRAGDNIRTLVDGNGLTDAWVRLVKGGTAPAQGADPLLCPASAPPDDCEVVDKVLYRGSDLVSLTATRYHDEWARFLDAAGGNLSDHFPHTVDFSYTPNPKLRASDFFGGPHGTAFNDADDLPAAPAPRTLTLRGGARLDAVSLAHDGGTVLGHGGTGGTAVSLSLAAGEHLTSVKLTAGRKDGRTRISSAAFTTDRGRTLAAGTATGDGTTLTAPAGWQIVGFTGRSGTEIDKLGVLYAPIG from the coding sequence ATGGGACGACTCCTCGGCGCCCTCGCCGCCGGCCTGCTGACCGTGTCGGGGCTCACCGCCTCCGCCGGTACCGCGCATGCCGCCGACTCAGGGAGCTTCAGTGTCTTGACGTACAACGTGGCCGGACTGCCGGAGGGCCTCAGCTCCAGCCATCCGGCCACCAACACACCCCTGATCTCACCGAGACTGGCGGACTACGCCATCGTCAACGTCCAGGAGGACTTCAACTATCACGCGGCGCTCTACGCCGGCGACAACCACCCGCACCGCACCGCGACCAGCGGCGGCGCGGGCATCGGCGACGGCCTCAACACCCTGTCGAACCATCCCTTCGAGGACTTCGAGCGGGTGAGGTGGAAGGACTGCACCGGCACCGACTGCCTCACTCCCAAGGGCTTCACCCTGGCCCGGGTGCGGCTCGCCGAAGGCGTCTACGTCGACCTGTACAACCTGCACCCCAACGCCGACGACACCGCCGACGCCCTGGCCGCGCGCCGCGCCAACATCGCCCAGCTGTCGGCGTTCGTCCAGGCCAACTCGGCGGGCAACGCGGTGATCGTGACGGGTGACACCAACACCCGGTACACCCGCGCCGGCGACAACATCCGCACCCTCGTCGACGGCAACGGACTGACCGACGCCTGGGTGCGGCTGGTCAAGGGCGGCACGGCCCCCGCGCAGGGCGCCGATCCGCTGCTGTGCCCGGCGTCCGCGCCGCCCGACGACTGCGAGGTGGTCGACAAGGTCCTCTACCGCGGCAGCGACCTCGTCTCCCTGACCGCGACCCGCTACCACGACGAGTGGGCGAGATTCCTGGACGCGGCCGGCGGCAACCTCTCCGACCACTTCCCGCACACCGTCGACTTCTCCTACACGCCCAACCCGAAGCTCCGGGCGAGCGACTTCTTCGGCGGCCCGCACGGCACGGCCTTCAACGACGCCGACGACCTGCCGGCCGCGCCCGCCCCGCGCACCCTCACCCTGCGCGGCGGCGCCCGCCTGGACGCCGTGTCCCTCGCCCACGACGGCGGTACGGTCCTCGGCCACGGCGGCACGGGCGGTACGGCCGTCTCCCTCAGCCTGGCCGCCGGGGAACACCTGACCTCGGTGAAGCTCACCGCGGGCCGGAAGGACGGCCGTACCCGGATCTCCTCGGCCGCGTTCACCACCGACCGGGGCCGCACGCTCGCGGCGGGCACGGCGACCGGCGACGGCACCACGCTCACCGCGCCCGCCGGCTGGCAGATCGTCGGCTTCACCGGCCGCTCGGGCACCGAGATCGACAAGCTCGGGGTGCTGTACGCGCCGATCGGCTGA
- a CDS encoding glycoside hydrolase family 2 TIM barrel-domain containing protein codes for MSLRTTTAYVEDVSPGSGALPPRAWYASSDARSLSLNGNWRFRLSDTADAEDDSFAARGYDAGDWAQVTVPGHWVLQGHGSPVYTNHLYPFPVDPPRVPTENPTGDHLRVFDLPADWPEDGAAVLRFDGVESCARIWLNGTELGEFKGSRLPHEFTVGHLLKTVGNVLAVRVHQWSAGSYLEDQDQWWLPGIFRDVTLLHRPAGSVRDFFVHASYDHLSGTGTLRVDSDVAGRVTVPELGVDVATGEPVTVPVEPWTAETPRLYDGVLATGGERVPLRIGFRTVELSDGLIKVNGRPLLFKGVNRHEWHPRRGRALDLATMREDVLLMKRHNINAVRTSHYPPHPAFLDLCDEYGLWVIDECDLETHGFTEQGWRDNPVDDDRWTPALLDRAARMVERDKNHPSVVIWSLGNEAGTGRGLTAMAEWIHGRDGSRLVHYEGDPNCRDTDVYSRMYARHAEVERIGRGLDGGPHRRRELPFILCEYAHAMGNGPGGLADYQRLFEAHDRLQGGFVWEWIDHGIAHPELGYAYGGDFGEELHDGNFVCDGLLFPDRRPSPGLVEYKKVIEPVTVTADGPAGTVRITNRYDFADLSALAFPWSYEVEGETVDRGTLPVPALAPGESAEVELPAAPAGAPAGEAHWTIRAVLASGTSWAPRDHVVAWGQIPVSARRVPYVAATARPAPGDGVITLGPAVFDARTGALRRIGEAAVTGLRLDVWRATTDNDDGAAWQSDLRYGLLWRKLGLHRMRHRLDAVEVGEDALTVRTRVAPAARELGLSTVYRWTSDADRVRLTVSTVPDGDWSVPLPRLGIRFGLSAADLVQWYGGGPGEAYPDTRAASAVGRWQSTVDDLQTPYVRPQENGARIDVRWAELGGLRIEGDPAFHLTARRWTTEQLDAAAHRSDLVPGDTVWVNLDHGQHGIGSQSCGPAPLPRYHLRAEPAEFSFVFSPSAATGTTATG; via the coding sequence ATGTCTTTGCGCACGACCACCGCCTACGTCGAGGACGTCTCGCCCGGCTCCGGGGCGCTGCCGCCCCGCGCCTGGTACGCGTCCTCCGACGCCAGGTCCCTCTCCCTCAACGGCAACTGGCGCTTCCGGCTGTCGGACACGGCCGACGCCGAGGACGACTCCTTCGCGGCGCGGGGGTACGACGCCGGTGACTGGGCGCAGGTCACGGTCCCCGGCCACTGGGTGCTCCAGGGCCACGGCTCGCCCGTCTACACCAACCACCTCTACCCGTTCCCGGTCGACCCGCCCCGGGTGCCGACCGAGAACCCGACCGGCGACCACCTGCGTGTCTTCGACCTGCCCGCGGACTGGCCGGAAGACGGCGCTGCGGTGCTGCGCTTCGACGGGGTGGAGTCCTGCGCCCGGATCTGGCTGAACGGCACCGAACTCGGCGAGTTCAAGGGCTCGCGGCTGCCGCACGAGTTCACGGTCGGCCATCTGCTGAAGACCGTGGGCAACGTACTGGCGGTCCGCGTCCACCAGTGGTCGGCGGGCTCCTACCTGGAGGACCAGGACCAGTGGTGGCTGCCGGGCATCTTCCGGGACGTCACCCTGCTGCACCGCCCCGCGGGCAGCGTCCGGGACTTCTTCGTGCACGCCTCGTACGACCACCTGTCCGGCACCGGCACCCTCCGCGTCGACTCCGACGTGGCGGGCCGGGTCACGGTCCCGGAGCTCGGTGTCGACGTCGCCACCGGTGAGCCGGTGACCGTCCCGGTCGAGCCGTGGACGGCGGAGACACCGCGGCTGTACGACGGCGTGCTGGCCACCGGGGGCGAGCGGGTGCCGCTGCGCATCGGCTTCCGCACGGTGGAGCTGTCCGACGGCCTGATCAAGGTGAACGGCCGGCCGCTGCTCTTCAAGGGCGTCAACCGGCACGAGTGGCACCCGCGGCGGGGCCGCGCCCTGGACCTCGCGACGATGCGCGAGGACGTGCTGCTGATGAAGCGGCACAACATCAACGCCGTCCGCACCTCCCACTACCCGCCGCACCCGGCCTTCCTCGACCTGTGCGACGAGTACGGCCTGTGGGTGATCGACGAGTGCGACCTGGAGACGCACGGCTTCACCGAGCAGGGCTGGCGGGACAACCCCGTCGACGACGACCGCTGGACCCCGGCCCTGCTAGACCGGGCGGCCCGCATGGTCGAGCGGGACAAGAACCACCCGTCGGTCGTCATCTGGTCGCTCGGCAACGAGGCGGGCACCGGCCGGGGCCTGACCGCGATGGCCGAATGGATCCACGGACGGGACGGCTCCCGCCTCGTCCACTACGAGGGCGATCCCAACTGCCGTGACACCGACGTCTATTCACGCATGTACGCCCGCCACGCCGAGGTCGAGCGGATCGGCCGGGGCCTGGACGGCGGTCCGCACCGGCGCCGCGAACTGCCGTTCATCCTCTGCGAGTACGCGCACGCCATGGGCAACGGCCCCGGCGGACTCGCCGACTACCAGCGGCTGTTCGAGGCGCACGACCGGCTCCAGGGCGGCTTCGTCTGGGAGTGGATCGACCACGGCATCGCCCACCCGGAACTGGGGTACGCCTACGGCGGCGACTTCGGCGAGGAACTGCACGACGGCAACTTCGTCTGCGACGGCCTGCTGTTCCCGGACCGGCGGCCCTCCCCCGGTCTGGTGGAGTACAAGAAGGTGATCGAGCCGGTCACCGTCACGGCCGACGGTCCGGCCGGCACGGTCCGGATCACCAACCGGTACGACTTCGCGGACCTGTCGGCGCTCGCCTTCCCGTGGTCGTACGAGGTCGAGGGCGAGACCGTGGACCGCGGCACCCTGCCGGTGCCCGCGCTGGCGCCCGGCGAGTCCGCCGAGGTCGAGCTGCCCGCCGCACCGGCCGGAGCACCGGCCGGCGAGGCGCACTGGACCATCCGGGCGGTCCTCGCCTCCGGCACCTCGTGGGCGCCGCGGGACCATGTCGTCGCCTGGGGCCAGATCCCGGTGTCGGCGCGCCGGGTGCCGTACGTCGCCGCGACCGCCCGGCCGGCACCCGGCGACGGGGTGATCACCCTCGGCCCGGCCGTGTTCGACGCCCGCACCGGGGCGCTGCGGAGGATCGGCGAGGCAGCGGTCACCGGTCTGCGTCTTGACGTGTGGCGGGCGACCACCGACAACGACGACGGCGCCGCCTGGCAGAGCGACCTGCGCTACGGGCTGCTGTGGCGCAAGCTCGGCCTGCACCGGATGCGGCACCGCCTGGACGCCGTCGAGGTGGGTGAGGACGCGCTGACGGTCCGCACGCGGGTGGCGCCGGCCGCCCGGGAGCTGGGGCTGTCGACGGTGTACCGCTGGACGTCGGACGCGGACCGCGTCCGGCTGACCGTGTCCACCGTCCCGGACGGCGACTGGTCGGTACCGCTCCCCCGCCTCGGCATCCGCTTCGGGCTGTCCGCAGCCGACCTGGTGCAGTGGTACGGCGGTGGCCCGGGCGAGGCGTATCCGGACACCAGGGCGGCGTCCGCGGTCGGCCGCTGGCAGTCGACCGTGGACGACCTGCAGACGCCGTACGTCCGCCCCCAGGAGAACGGCGCCCGCATCGACGTGCGCTGGGCGGAGCTGGGCGGCCTGCGCATCGAGGGCGACCCGGCGTTCCACCTCACCGCCCGCCGCTGGACCACCGAGCAACTGGACGCCGCCGCGCACCGCAGCGACCTGGTGCCCGGCGACACGGTCTGGGTCAACCTGGACCACGGCCAGCACGGCATCGGTTCCCAGTCCTGCGGCCCGGCGCCGCTGCCCCGGTACCACCTGCGGGCGGAGCCCGCGGAGTTCTCGTTCGTCTTCTCCCCGTCCGCTGCCACCGGTACCACCGCCACCGGCTGA
- a CDS encoding ROK family transcriptional regulator, whose translation MKRTSRDIRTANRYEVLRQIIAESPTSRQELATATGLSLATVATLVGELLDLRMITEVGFEDSAGGRPRGLVAVNASGGALIGVDIAETYVHVELFDLALNVVARADEEMRPGESRPEQVVGQVATAVGSVVAQAGVEAARVLGVGVSVPGQVDRDTGVAEYAPNWDWHGVPLLDLLAEHIAYPLYLDNPLRACTVAELWFGAARGRGDAVVVNLGTGVGAGLALGGGLHRGVSNSAGEWGHTTLVLDGRLCHCGNHGCVETYVGAPGIMQNLRELDPCSTLLHPEDQTATVDALARAVAAEDPVALKIVRDTARYLGAGIADLINLLNPEVVVLSSWVAARLGEPLLGEVRQAVARHALRRPLAATEIVLSPIPTDPVCLGAATFALEGALQSVGQRAAKRTSTARSRTAPPS comes from the coding sequence ATGAAGCGCACATCACGTGACATCCGCACCGCGAACCGCTACGAGGTGCTGCGCCAGATCATCGCCGAGTCTCCCACCTCCCGGCAGGAGCTGGCCACGGCCACCGGGCTGAGCCTGGCCACGGTGGCCACGCTCGTCGGCGAGCTGCTGGACCTCCGCATGATCACCGAGGTCGGGTTCGAGGACTCGGCCGGCGGCCGCCCACGGGGTCTGGTCGCGGTCAACGCCTCCGGGGGCGCGCTGATCGGCGTGGACATCGCGGAGACGTACGTCCACGTCGAGCTGTTCGACCTGGCGCTGAACGTGGTTGCCCGGGCCGACGAGGAGATGCGGCCCGGCGAGAGCCGGCCCGAGCAGGTGGTCGGGCAGGTCGCCACCGCGGTCGGCTCGGTGGTCGCCCAGGCCGGCGTCGAGGCGGCCCGCGTGCTCGGCGTCGGGGTGAGCGTGCCGGGGCAGGTGGACCGGGACACCGGGGTCGCCGAGTATGCGCCCAACTGGGACTGGCACGGCGTACCGCTGCTCGACCTGCTCGCCGAGCACATCGCCTACCCGCTGTACCTGGACAATCCGTTGCGCGCCTGCACGGTGGCCGAGCTGTGGTTCGGGGCGGCGCGGGGCCGTGGGGACGCCGTGGTCGTGAACCTCGGCACCGGGGTCGGCGCCGGTCTGGCCCTCGGCGGGGGTCTGCACCGGGGCGTGAGCAACAGCGCCGGCGAGTGGGGGCACACCACGCTGGTGCTGGACGGCCGGCTGTGCCACTGCGGCAACCACGGGTGCGTGGAGACGTACGTCGGCGCGCCCGGCATCATGCAGAACCTGCGCGAACTCGACCCGTGCTCCACCCTGTTGCACCCCGAGGACCAGACCGCCACCGTCGACGCGCTGGCCCGTGCGGTCGCCGCCGAGGACCCGGTCGCGCTCAAGATCGTCCGGGACACGGCCCGTTACCTCGGCGCCGGCATCGCCGACCTGATCAATCTCCTCAACCCCGAAGTGGTCGTGCTCAGCAGCTGGGTGGCCGCCCGGCTGGGCGAGCCGCTGCTCGGCGAGGTCCGTCAGGCGGTCGCGCGGCATGCCCTGCGCCGGCCGCTGGCCGCCACCGAGATCGTTCTCTCCCCGATCCCCACCGACCCGGTGTGCCTCGGCGCGGCCACGTTCGCGCTGGAAGGGGCGTTGCAGTCCGTCGGGCAGAGGGCCGCGAAACGCACCAGCACAGCAAGGAGCCGTACCGCACCGCCTTCATGA